Proteins encoded in a region of the Desulfolucanica intricata genome:
- the yedE gene encoding YedE family putative selenium transporter — translation MRNKMLIVTTGGVVGLLGVLLVALGNPANMGYCIACFLRDISGALGLHRAAPVQYLRPEIIGLILGAFGSALASRDFRVVGGSNTLARFTLAFFGIIGMLVFLGCPLRMVYRLAGGDLNALVGFAGLIVGIAVGIMFLRHGYSLGRAIPQNKGAGYIFPIIAIILLSFLLIQPAFIFFSQEGPASMHAPIIISLAAGLLVGVLAQRSRLCMVGGIRDLIFFRDTHLLSGFVAMLVVATVGNLIVGNFNLGFEQQPIAHNDGLWNFLGMTLAGFAAILLGGCPLRQIISASEGNTDSVITVLGFMAGAAFAHNYGLAASGSGVPESGQIAVVIGLLVVLAIGVIGLQGSKALGGNVNAKDSRRSGSVMS, via the coding sequence ATGAGAAACAAAATGCTTATAGTAACTACAGGGGGTGTTGTTGGGCTTTTAGGCGTATTACTGGTTGCCCTGGGAAACCCGGCTAACATGGGCTACTGCATTGCGTGCTTTTTGCGGGATATTTCAGGAGCTTTGGGACTACACCGTGCAGCGCCAGTTCAATATCTACGTCCCGAAATAATTGGCTTAATACTAGGCGCCTTTGGTTCTGCCCTTGCCAGTCGAGACTTTAGAGTTGTGGGAGGCTCAAATACACTGGCTCGCTTTACCCTGGCATTTTTTGGCATAATTGGTATGTTAGTGTTTTTAGGGTGTCCATTGCGCATGGTATATAGGTTAGCGGGCGGAGATTTAAATGCCCTGGTTGGTTTTGCAGGCTTAATAGTTGGGATAGCCGTTGGCATAATGTTCTTAAGACATGGCTATTCTCTAGGCAGAGCTATACCACAAAATAAGGGAGCAGGTTACATTTTCCCAATTATAGCAATAATTTTATTGTCATTTTTATTGATTCAACCTGCCTTTATATTTTTCAGTCAAGAAGGTCCGGCTTCTATGCACGCACCAATAATAATATCCTTAGCTGCAGGTTTGCTGGTTGGGGTTTTAGCCCAACGTTCCCGCTTATGCATGGTTGGCGGTATTCGTGATTTGATCTTCTTTCGGGACACCCATCTACTGTCAGGTTTTGTGGCAATGTTAGTTGTTGCCACCGTTGGAAACCTAATAGTTGGTAATTTCAACCTGGGTTTTGAACAACAACCCATAGCTCACAATGATGGATTGTGGAATTTCTTAGGCATGACACTGGCAGGTTTTGCAGCGATTCTGCTGGGAGGTTGTCCATTGCGACAAATCATTTCTGCCAGTGAAGGTAATACCGACTCTGTTATTACTGTTTTAGGTTTTATGGCCGGTGCTGCTTTTGCTCATAATTATGGTCTGGCTGCCAGCGGGTCAGGGGTTCCAGAATCAGGTCAGATAGCTGTAGTTATAGGCTTACTAGTGGTGCTGGCAATTGGAGTAATTGGATTGCAAGGAAGTAAAGCATTAGGAGGTAATGTGAATGCTAAAGACAGTAGACGCTCGGGGTCTGTCATGTCCTGA
- a CDS encoding sulfurtransferase TusA family protein, with translation MLKTVDARGLSCPEPVILTRQLLSQTTEGNVQVIVDNNTAKENVTRTAESMGWKVVVQQDTDIILNLSK, from the coding sequence ATGCTAAAGACAGTAGACGCTCGGGGTCTGTCATGTCCTGAGCCGGTAATATTAACTCGTCAATTATTAAGTCAAACAACAGAAGGTAATGTTCAAGTAATTGTGGATAATAATACAGCTAAAGAAAATGTTACTCGTACTGCGGAAAGTATGGGTTGGAAGGTTGTAGTACAACAAGATACTGACATTATATTAAATCTTAGCAAGTAG
- a CDS encoding DUF2922 domain-containing protein, which translates to MAVTQTLRMVFLNQAGSRVTVSVDNPRDDIAQAEVQGILPNR; encoded by the coding sequence ATGGCTGTAACCCAAACTTTAAGGATGGTTTTTCTAAACCAGGCCGGTAGCCGCGTCACTGTTAGTGTGGACAACCCGAGGGATGACATTGCTCAAGCGGAAGTACAGGGCATCCTACCAAACCGGTAG
- a CDS encoding DUF1659 domain-containing protein has translation MAVTKVPSGSALRMRLQTGVDGEGNPVYRTKSLNNVKADALDQDIYDVSQAVSGLQEYTLVSVERVDNAELVDEGV, from the coding sequence ATGGCAGTAACCAAAGTACCTAGCGGTTCGGCTTTAAGAATGAGGCTGCAAACCGGAGTGGACGGTGAGGGAAACCCGGTATATCGTACTAAGAGTTTAAACAACGTCAAGGCTGATGCTTTGGATCAGGACATCTACGATGTATCTCAGGCTGTTTCCGGCCTGCAGGAATATACTCTGGTGTCTGTAGAGCGTGTGGATAATGCCGAGTTAGTAGATGAGGGTGTATAA
- a CDS encoding zf-HC2 domain-containing protein, with amino-acid sequence MSKISCEIIKDLLPLYYDEVCSSESKKMVEGHLAECSSCKRELDRIKTDIKIPKETAEKNRRDVNVIKGIADFWKRSKVKAFVNGLIGAAALFTVIFLGYTWDIKSVPTDVIKIKNVSKLSNGYIVYHVELTDGYALNRIKYDMDEDGNFYLTPLRPIIKKKAQPPYGLAKGYDLFNVEGQEKNHDGAEIKALYYGTPKDKILIWKKGMDLPKASDEIEEMFVFE; translated from the coding sequence ATGAGTAAAATATCATGTGAAATTATTAAAGACCTACTGCCCTTATATTATGATGAGGTGTGCAGCAGTGAGAGTAAAAAAATGGTTGAGGGACATCTTGCAGAGTGTAGTAGCTGTAAAAGGGAACTAGACAGAATTAAAACTGATATAAAAATACCTAAAGAAACTGCTGAAAAAAATCGTAGAGATGTTAATGTGATAAAAGGTATAGCTGATTTTTGGAAACGTTCCAAAGTAAAAGCGTTTGTCAATGGGCTGATCGGTGCTGCTGCATTGTTTACGGTTATCTTTTTAGGGTATACATGGGATATTAAAAGCGTTCCTACTGATGTAATAAAAATCAAGAATGTATCTAAATTGTCGAATGGTTATATTGTTTATCATGTTGAACTAACAGATGGTTATGCCTTAAATAGGATTAAATATGATATGGACGAAGACGGAAACTTTTATTTAACCCCTTTACGTCCAATAATTAAGAAGAAGGCGCAACCACCATATGGTCTTGCAAAGGGCTATGATTTGTTTAATGTTGAAGGTCAAGAGAAGAATCATGACGGTGCGGAGATTAAAGCATTGTATTATGGAACTCCAAAAGACAAAATACTGATTTGGAAAAAAGGAATGGATTTGCCTAAAGCAAGCGATGAAATAGAAGAAATGTTTGTCTTTGAATAG
- a CDS encoding RNA polymerase sigma factor — MTEEFESIYNQYFRDVYSFVLSLSRNETVAEEITQETFFKALKSIDRFKGNCKINVWLCQIAKNTYFSYLDKQKRFNTGDIISKKASEISIEETLLNKEETFRIHKALHYLDEPYKEVFTLRVFGELSFSQISQLFEKTESWARVTFHRAKRKIQDLLKEE; from the coding sequence GTGACAGAGGAGTTTGAGAGTATTTATAATCAATATTTTCGAGATGTGTACTCGTTTGTATTATCGTTAAGTCGTAATGAAACGGTTGCCGAAGAAATAACGCAGGAAACATTTTTCAAGGCTCTCAAAAGTATTGATAGATTCAAAGGCAATTGCAAAATCAATGTATGGCTTTGTCAAATAGCAAAAAATACATACTTTTCTTACCTCGATAAACAAAAGCGGTTTAATACAGGCGATATTATATCTAAAAAAGCAAGTGAAATTAGTATTGAAGAAACGTTACTGAATAAAGAAGAGACTTTTCGTATTCATAAGGCATTACATTACTTAGATGAGCCTTATAAAGAGGTGTTTACTTTAAGAGTGTTTGGAGAACTGTCCTTTAGCCAAATAAGCCAACTTTTTGAGAAAACAGAAAGTTGGGCAAGAGTCACATTTCACCGGGCTAAACGGAAAATTCAAGATTTGCTAAAGGAGGAGTAG
- a CDS encoding serpin family protein, translating to MFMRKPGFQVSLLVLSLLIVSLLTGGCMNRDLVTSKKPAPADSVDNRLVAANTGFGFKLFQELNRQDPEQNIFISPASIAMVLSMTYNGADGGTKTGAAAA from the coding sequence ATGTTTATGAGAAAACCGGGCTTCCAGGTTTCATTGCTGGTTTTATCTCTTTTAATTGTAAGCTTGTTAACCGGGGGGTGCATGAATAGAGATCTGGTGACCTCGAAAAAACCTGCGCCCGCCGATTCAGTAGACAACAGGCTGGTTGCCGCAAATACGGGGTTTGGATTCAAACTTTTTCAAGAGCTCAACAGACAGGACCCTGAACAAAATATTTTTATTTCACCCGCAAGTATAGCTATGGTGCTGTCCATGACATACAACGGTGCGGATGGCGGAACAAAAACTGGAGCAGCGGCTGCTTGA
- a CDS encoding DUF3786 domain-containing protein encodes MFSYMIAGDKETYKTAFEYIIKYFAAQDPFKMSENSGAIFDPKQSIIRIKSLGQVLDIKYPEGSIVFNGSKYMPAWNWRWLILNYLSRADNTPIINKLISYRELENGDVNYAAFVRRSIEPLVKNFSQEPVEQIKAACLKLDASIEESADVCAKIHLFPRFPVTIKLWLSDDEIKGSANILFDKSANHYLDTEAINEAGIMVSYFLIKQYELMYKSI; translated from the coding sequence ATGTTTTCTTATATGATAGCCGGGGATAAAGAAACATATAAAACAGCATTCGAATATATCATAAAATACTTTGCAGCGCAAGATCCATTTAAGATGTCGGAAAACAGTGGAGCAATCTTTGATCCAAAACAATCTATTATACGGATAAAAAGTCTTGGGCAAGTGCTTGATATAAAATATCCAGAGGGTAGTATAGTTTTCAACGGCTCAAAGTATATGCCCGCCTGGAATTGGAGATGGCTTATTCTCAACTATCTTTCCCGAGCAGATAATACTCCCATTATAAATAAATTAATTTCATACCGCGAGTTAGAAAATGGAGATGTTAATTATGCAGCTTTTGTGCGTAGAAGTATTGAGCCCCTGGTAAAAAATTTCTCACAGGAACCGGTAGAGCAAATAAAGGCGGCATGTCTTAAACTGGATGCTTCCATTGAAGAAAGCGCCGACGTTTGTGCTAAAATACACCTTTTTCCCAGGTTTCCCGTAACGATTAAGCTGTGGTTAAGTGATGATGAAATCAAAGGTTCTGCTAATATCCTATTTGATAAAAGTGCTAATCATTATCTAGATACAGAAGCCATTAATGAGGCAGGAATTATGGTTTCATATTTTTTAATTAAGCAATATGAATTAATGTATAAGAGCATATAG
- a CDS encoding HIRAN domain-containing protein, whose amino-acid sequence MDSGGDKELWLVWQNSKTRLRHNIGRLWTENGKYFFQYDQQGLSSAKKYGYQLHPSFPGIEVYKSNKLFPAFALRLPNTDRPDYKNILSKYGLSNISSDFDILAKTGGKLATDNYEFVEALHKCDNLGLDHEFYIAGWRYWVGPNLPPEKLMPGTILKITPELENKYDRFALQVETNDGAKIGYIPAFYSKIIYHYIAQECNCELKVTDFNPQRESSKVLLVRLICDMKCK is encoded by the coding sequence GTGGATAGTGGTGGTGACAAAGAACTTTGGTTAGTCTGGCAAAATTCAAAAACTAGGCTAAGACATAATATTGGAAGATTGTGGACTGAAAATGGTAAATACTTTTTTCAATATGATCAACAAGGTCTTAGTTCTGCAAAAAAATATGGATATCAACTTCACCCCTCTTTTCCTGGAATAGAAGTGTATAAATCGAATAAATTATTTCCTGCATTTGCACTAAGATTACCAAATACTGATAGACCAGATTATAAAAATATTTTAAGTAAGTATGGTTTAAGTAATATAAGTAGTGATTTTGATATTTTAGCTAAAACGGGTGGAAAATTAGCAACGGATAACTATGAATTTGTTGAAGCTTTGCATAAATGTGATAATTTGGGGTTAGATCATGAGTTTTATATTGCTGGTTGGAGGTATTGGGTTGGCCCAAATCTTCCTCCTGAAAAATTGATGCCTGGTACAATACTTAAAATTACTCCTGAATTAGAGAATAAGTATGATAGATTTGCTTTACAAGTAGAAACAAATGATGGTGCTAAGATTGGATACATTCCTGCTTTTTATAGTAAAATTATATACCACTATATTGCTCAAGAATGTAATTGTGAATTAAAAGTAACTGATTTTAATCCACAACGAGAGTCTTCAAAGGTTTTATTGGTAAGACTTATTTGTGATATGAAATGTAAATGA